One window of Anaerolineales bacterium genomic DNA carries:
- a CDS encoding SDR family oxidoreductase has protein sequence MKIVVFGASRGVGLEVVKQALEAGHLVTAFVRSPEKFTVTHTNLTVVKGDSMDAEAVEKAIAGQDAVISALGPTRPPVPHMMEISAKNIVAGMKKHGVRRLVSTTGAGVRQPEDQPKFIDHLIGFLLNLLAKDVVLDSAANVKVIRESDLNWTVVRFPRLVDGEHKGRYQIGYVSKSSGTQLSRADGADFVLKELTEMKWLKKLPVTSY, from the coding sequence ATGAAGATCGTAGTATTTGGTGCATCGCGTGGGGTTGGCTTGGAAGTGGTCAAGCAGGCTTTGGAAGCAGGTCACTTGGTGACTGCGTTCGTGCGATCCCCGGAAAAATTTACTGTCACCCATACCAACCTAACCGTCGTCAAGGGCGACTCGATGGACGCCGAAGCTGTCGAGAAGGCGATTGCCGGGCAGGATGCCGTCATCAGCGCCCTGGGACCGACCCGTCCACCCGTTCCCCACATGATGGAGATTTCGGCAAAAAACATAGTAGCCGGGATGAAGAAGCATGGTGTGCGCCGGCTGGTATCCACGACTGGTGCTGGAGTGCGCCAGCCGGAAGATCAACCCAAATTTATTGATCACCTCATCGGATTTCTGCTCAATCTATTGGCAAAAGATGTGGTGCTGGACTCTGCCGCAAATGTGAAGGTGATTCGGGAGTCTGATTTGAATTGGACGGTAGTGAGGTTCCCGCGCCTGGTGGATGGCGAACATAAAGGCAGATATCAGATTGGGTATGTAAGCAAGAGTTCGGGTACGCAACTTTCCCGCGCAGATGGTGCGGACTTTGTATTGAAGGAACTGACCGAAATGAAATGGTTGAAGAAATTACCAGTGACGAGTTATTGA
- a CDS encoding TetR/AcrR family transcriptional regulator: MSNAREQILQTTCALLEKQGYHGTGLNEIIKESGSPKGSLYYYFPEGKEQITAEAVLQSGNQTAERIRQGLTESSNAAKAVSDFILNIAEHVERSGFAAGSPLTAVAMETATTSPRINAACHEAYQMLKSAFHDKLIECGYSKTKADELATFIVSAIEGGIILSRTSHTTDPLRLVAKQLKVLLAL; this comes from the coding sequence ATGAGCAATGCCCGCGAACAAATCCTGCAAACCACCTGCGCCCTGCTGGAAAAACAGGGCTATCACGGCACCGGATTGAACGAGATCATCAAGGAAAGCGGTTCCCCCAAAGGCTCGTTGTACTATTATTTTCCAGAGGGCAAGGAACAGATCACGGCAGAGGCGGTGCTTCAATCTGGAAACCAAACTGCCGAACGGATTCGCCAGGGATTAACAGAAAGTTCCAACGCCGCCAAGGCAGTTTCTGACTTCATTCTGAATATTGCGGAACATGTCGAACGATCTGGTTTTGCGGCGGGCAGTCCGTTGACGGCTGTGGCGATGGAGACTGCGACCACCTCGCCGCGGATTAATGCAGCCTGCCACGAAGCGTATCAAATGTTGAAATCCGCCTTCCATGACAAGTTAATTGAATGTGGGTATTCGAAAACAAAGGCTGATGAACTGGCGACTTTCATTGTTTCTGCCATCGAAGGCGGGATCATCCTGAGTCGCACATCGCATACTACCGACCCGCTGCGCCTGGTGGCAAAACAGTTGAAGGTCCTATTGGCTTTGTAG
- a CDS encoding SDR family oxidoreductase, whose amino-acid sequence MSAPILVIGALGNVGTEVVRQILARGGNVRAAVMDVNKLRERLGDSVEAVRFDFTDPTTYEATFKGVQKMFYMRPPHITNIQRDMAPSMDAAKRAGVTHAVFLSLIGIENTKYVPHYKVETYLKAINMQTTFLRCSFFMQNLNTTHRREIKERNEIFVPVGKAKTAFVDARDIGAVAAVALLEDGHAGRNYDLTGSERLDYWEAARIMSEVLGRRITYRNPNPLYFLIETIRRGTPFMFALVMTGLYTSTRFGMAEPITDEVERLTGISPITFRQYVTDYEDAWK is encoded by the coding sequence ATGTCAGCCCCCATATTGGTAATCGGCGCGCTGGGCAATGTCGGCACGGAAGTCGTACGGCAAATACTCGCCAGAGGTGGGAATGTGCGCGCGGCGGTTATGGATGTGAACAAACTCAGGGAGCGCCTTGGCGATTCAGTCGAGGCGGTTCGCTTTGACTTTACCGACCCAACCACCTACGAGGCAACATTCAAGGGCGTACAGAAGATGTTCTACATGCGTCCACCGCATATCACGAACATCCAGCGGGATATGGCTCCTTCGATGGATGCCGCCAAACGCGCGGGTGTAACCCATGCCGTGTTTCTCTCCCTGATCGGGATCGAGAACACAAAATATGTCCCCCACTACAAGGTGGAGACCTATTTGAAGGCAATCAACATGCAAACAACCTTTTTACGCTGTAGTTTCTTTATGCAGAATCTGAATACCACCCATCGCCGTGAGATCAAGGAAAGGAATGAGATTTTTGTGCCGGTGGGAAAGGCAAAAACCGCCTTTGTCGATGCGCGCGACATCGGGGCGGTGGCGGCGGTGGCTTTGCTGGAGGATGGACATGCCGGCAGGAACTACGACCTGACTGGCAGTGAACGCTTGGATTATTGGGAAGCAGCCAGGATCATGAGCGAGGTATTGGGACGAAGAATCACCTACCGCAACCCGAACCCGCTTTATTTCCTGATCGAGACGATACGCAGGGGTACGCCTTTCATGTTTGCCCTGGTGATGACGGGTTTGTACACATCCACACGTTTCGGAATGGCGGAACCGATCACAGATGAAGTCGAGCGATTAACTGGGATTAGCCCGATCACATTCAGGCAATATGTAACAGATTATGAAGATGCCTGGAAGTAA
- a CDS encoding L,D-transpeptidase has protein sequence MTRHPLTRRDFLKIAALGAGALAFRPFTWQGISELQQSELLGRITVGKVDVYARPDGNEQIVGALYEDQVIPWIREVVGTMPGRINQRWVETPYGYVWGGNLQPVRNLPNSPVSTLPSTSLGPGMWVEVTVPYVDLILDNPPSRAPWLQYRESIGLPARFVYSQVVWVDQIRAEADGRVWYRLNERFGSGDLFWGPAEAFRPLTADEIAPVNPEAEEKRIVVNIDYQTLSCYEGKNEVYFARISSGALYDAWGNPVDAWATPVGEFPIWRKAISLPLSGGSASAGWSLPAVGWVSLFVGSGVAIHSTYWHNNYGEPSSRGCVNASPEDAKWIFRWSQPLVSYDPGDVTVEMPGGTRVSVEKKEF, from the coding sequence ATGACAAGACATCCACTCACTCGCCGTGATTTTCTAAAGATCGCCGCATTGGGCGCCGGCGCACTTGCCTTTCGACCATTTACCTGGCAGGGGATTTCAGAATTACAACAGTCGGAACTGTTGGGGCGTATCACGGTTGGCAAGGTGGATGTATATGCGCGCCCAGATGGGAATGAACAGATCGTGGGCGCTCTGTATGAGGATCAGGTTATCCCCTGGATTCGGGAAGTGGTTGGAACCATGCCCGGCAGGATCAATCAACGCTGGGTCGAGACTCCCTATGGTTATGTGTGGGGCGGAAACCTGCAACCCGTGCGCAACCTGCCAAATTCGCCAGTGTCCACTCTGCCAAGTACGAGTCTGGGACCTGGCATGTGGGTTGAAGTCACCGTTCCTTATGTAGACTTGATTCTCGATAATCCGCCATCGCGCGCACCGTGGCTCCAATACCGCGAATCGATTGGGCTGCCGGCGCGGTTCGTCTATAGTCAGGTGGTCTGGGTGGATCAGATTCGCGCCGAAGCGGATGGAAGAGTCTGGTATCGGTTGAATGAACGCTTTGGATCCGGCGACCTGTTCTGGGGTCCGGCTGAGGCGTTTCGTCCACTGACTGCGGATGAAATCGCTCCCGTTAACCCGGAAGCGGAAGAAAAAAGGATCGTGGTCAATATTGATTATCAAACCTTATCGTGCTATGAGGGAAAGAATGAGGTGTATTTCGCGCGTATTTCCAGTGGTGCACTGTACGATGCATGGGGCAATCCTGTGGATGCATGGGCGACCCCGGTAGGCGAATTCCCGATCTGGCGGAAGGCGATCTCCTTGCCATTAAGCGGTGGAAGTGCATCAGCAGGCTGGAGTCTGCCGGCTGTTGGGTGGGTCAGTTTATTCGTTGGCTCCGGTGTGGCAATCCATTCCACCTATTGGCACAACAATTATGGTGAACCCTCCTCACGAGGATGCGTCAACGCCAGCCCGGAGGATGCAAAATGGATCTTTCGCTGGTCTCAACCACTTGTATCTTACGACCCTGGGGATGTTACCGTGGAGATGCCAGGTGGAACCCGGGTGAGCGTTGAAAAGAAAGAGTTTTAG
- a CDS encoding ubiquinol-cytochrome c reductase iron-sulfur subunit: protein MAHKTDISRRDFIKSVAGFVGMLIGIGIGLPSILYLLSPSLEKTQDDLIIDLGSLERYPIGIPTRFEFTRTRVNGWERTATNYGLFVLRKSESEVRVFSNICTHLGCRVTWHPDQGHYISPCHDGHFDMVGNVVSGPPPRPLDEFTAEIKNGNLIVSLPPVKRKG, encoded by the coding sequence ATGGCGCACAAAACAGATATCAGCCGTCGTGACTTCATCAAATCGGTTGCCGGGTTCGTCGGAATGCTCATCGGCATTGGGATCGGTCTTCCCTCCATTTTGTATCTTCTTTCGCCATCGCTTGAAAAAACGCAAGACGATTTAATCATCGATCTTGGCTCGCTTGAAAGATATCCGATTGGCATTCCAACCCGGTTTGAATTTACCCGCACCAGGGTCAACGGATGGGAACGGACGGCAACCAACTATGGCTTGTTCGTTCTGCGTAAGAGTGAAAGTGAAGTAAGGGTATTCTCTAACATTTGCACCCACCTTGGCTGTCGTGTTACCTGGCATCCTGACCAGGGACATTACATCAGTCCCTGCCATGACGGTCATTTTGATATGGTTGGTAATGTGGTCAGCGGTCCGCCGCCGCGTCCTCTGGATGAATTCACTGCTGAAATAAAAAATGGCAATCTCATTGTTTCCCTTCCGCCTGTAAAGCGGAAAGGGTAA
- a CDS encoding YHS domain-containing protein encodes MRKFYPTGQEFEIDPVCEMKVDPKNPPFQVVHKGRTYYFCSEVCKHLFERVPDQYVRIEEDKV; translated from the coding sequence ATGCGGAAATTTTATCCGACCGGGCAGGAGTTTGAAATCGATCCTGTGTGTGAAATGAAAGTCGATCCAAAGAACCCGCCCTTTCAGGTTGTTCACAAAGGGAGGACTTATTACTTTTGCTCCGAGGTCTGCAAACATCTTTTTGAACGTGTTCCCGATCAATATGTTCGAATTGAAGAAGATAAAGTTTGA
- a CDS encoding beta-propeller fold lactonase family protein gives MTEQPAQTQPDQPVAGLDGTVWVADEEGNSITVINAATNQVLTTLTGVEGAHNLQVAPDGKTVWAVSGHDSLAIKIDAVTFEVHGVVPTGMMPAHIVLTPDGKKAYATNGGDNTVTVIDVEAMSAIATIPVGEYPHGLRVSPDGMWVYVANAKSTTLSVIDTAQDVKVADIEVGEHPVQVGFSPDGEFVYFSLNGENALGKVDVAAQELVGKVDVGGGPIQVFVTPNNKFVLTANQGTKDTPSTTVSVVDVATFQVIATIETGQGAHGVVIDPSSQYAYISNIYEDTVSVIDLEKMAVVATVPTGMAPNGISFLPLPAPGNAPAEIQLEIPEGGMNMPMP, from the coding sequence ATGACCGAACAACCCGCCCAGACCCAACCGGATCAACCCGTTGCAGGATTGGATGGAACAGTTTGGGTGGCAGACGAGGAGGGCAACAGCATTACCGTGATCAATGCGGCAACGAATCAAGTCCTGACCACGCTTACCGGAGTCGAGGGCGCCCACAACCTACAGGTTGCCCCGGATGGCAAAACCGTCTGGGCGGTGAGCGGGCACGACTCACTGGCGATTAAGATCGATGCCGTCACTTTTGAGGTTCATGGTGTCGTGCCAACTGGGATGATGCCCGCACATATCGTGCTGACACCCGATGGCAAAAAAGCGTATGCCACGAACGGCGGGGATAATACGGTCACTGTGATTGATGTGGAAGCGATGTCTGCCATTGCCACGATCCCGGTCGGCGAGTATCCGCACGGTTTGCGCGTCAGCCCCGACGGGATGTGGGTTTACGTTGCCAATGCCAAATCCACCACCCTGAGCGTGATTGACACCGCGCAGGATGTAAAGGTCGCCGATATAGAAGTTGGCGAGCATCCTGTTCAAGTGGGCTTTTCGCCCGACGGGGAGTTTGTTTACTTCTCCCTCAACGGCGAAAACGCGCTTGGCAAGGTGGACGTTGCTGCGCAGGAACTGGTCGGCAAGGTGGATGTGGGCGGAGGTCCGATCCAGGTTTTTGTGACCCCCAACAACAAGTTTGTTCTGACCGCCAATCAGGGGACAAAGGATACCCCAAGCACCACTGTGTCGGTTGTGGATGTCGCGACTTTCCAGGTGATTGCAACCATTGAAACAGGGCAGGGCGCACACGGAGTCGTGATTGATCCATCGAGCCAATACGCCTACATATCGAATATCTATGAAGACACGGTATCGGTCATTGACTTGGAAAAAATGGCGGTTGTCGCCACCGTCCCAACGGGCATGGCGCCCAATGGCATTAGCTTCTTGCCGCTTCCCGCGCCGGGGAATGCCCCTGCGGAAATTCAACTTGAAATCCCGGAGGGTGGCATGAATATGCCCATGCCGTGA
- a CDS encoding copper oxidase, with protein MKKILFFTITSLALILSACAPATASNGDMPMNNDNSGMADGTPTPGSMMMENPEAAHMMEPITAPNVQPATEADGGQPLEYRLEDGVKVFELTTKAVQWEILDGVTVTAFTYNGTVPGPMIRVTEGDQVRVIVKNELPDPTTIHWHGVEVPNAMDGVPGVTQDPIQPGETFTYEFTAKPAGTFMYHSHYEGDVQVGAGLYAPFIIDPKEPDANPPVVDKTLMISEWRMTDGQTYAAMPMSGMEPNYFTINGKSFPATETITVKKGDLVRLRFIAIGQFIHPMHLHGVPFRIVATDGHPVPEVAQLTKDTVSVAPGERYDIEFVATETGQWMLHCHILHHTTNDNVEPGGLMLMIEVVE; from the coding sequence ATGAAGAAGATTTTATTTTTTACAATAACGAGTCTCGCTTTGATATTATCGGCTTGCGCGCCAGCCACAGCCTCCAATGGGGACATGCCCATGAATAATGACAATTCAGGTATGGCGGATGGGACGCCCACCCCGGGCAGCATGATGATGGAAAACCCCGAAGCGGCTCATATGATGGAGCCGATCACTGCTCCCAACGTCCAGCCTGCCACCGAAGCTGATGGCGGACAGCCCTTGGAATACCGCCTGGAAGATGGCGTCAAGGTCTTTGAGTTAACCACCAAGGCTGTTCAATGGGAAATCCTGGATGGAGTGACCGTCACCGCATTCACATATAACGGAACCGTTCCCGGACCGATGATCCGCGTTACGGAAGGTGATCAGGTTCGGGTGATCGTAAAGAACGAATTACCCGATCCAACTACGATCCACTGGCATGGAGTCGAAGTCCCAAATGCAATGGACGGCGTTCCGGGCGTTACCCAGGATCCGATCCAGCCGGGTGAGACGTTTACTTACGAGTTCACCGCCAAGCCGGCTGGGACGTTCATGTATCACTCGCATTATGAGGGCGATGTGCAGGTTGGCGCCGGGCTTTATGCGCCCTTCATCATTGACCCAAAGGAACCGGATGCCAATCCACCCGTTGTGGATAAAACCCTGATGATCTCGGAATGGCGTATGACGGATGGGCAAACGTATGCCGCCATGCCCATGAGTGGGATGGAGCCCAATTACTTCACGATCAACGGCAAGTCCTTCCCTGCCACCGAAACCATCACTGTCAAGAAAGGCGATCTGGTTCGGCTGCGCTTCATTGCCATTGGTCAATTCATTCATCCGATGCATCTGCATGGTGTACCCTTCAGGATCGTGGCGACGGATGGGCATCCTGTCCCCGAGGTGGCACAGTTGACCAAGGACACGGTCAGTGTCGCACCGGGAGAACGCTACGACATTGAGTTCGTCGCCACAGAGACCGGACAATGGATGTTGCACTGTCACATCCTGCACCACACCACCAACGACAATGTTGAACCAGGTGGTTTGATGTTGATGATCGAAGTCGTTGAATAA
- a CDS encoding FixH family protein encodes MRKMFFISMLVLLAGVLAACGSSAQPAAPVESGSSSPVNIQIETNPNPAMMGNMELILTITDGDGKPIEGATVDVSADHTDMTGMGMSGLATEQGEGRYSINANFSMSGNWKITVYVRKDGLDYKEDIEFKVQ; translated from the coding sequence ATGCGAAAGATGTTCTTTATCAGTATGTTGGTTTTACTGGCAGGTGTATTGGCGGCTTGCGGCAGCTCCGCACAGCCTGCCGCCCCGGTCGAGTCAGGATCGTCGAGTCCGGTAAATATCCAGATTGAGACCAATCCCAATCCTGCCATGATGGGCAACATGGAATTGATCCTGACGATCACGGATGGAGATGGCAAGCCCATCGAGGGTGCGACTGTGGATGTTTCTGCCGACCACACGGACATGACCGGCATGGGGATGAGCGGTCTCGCCACTGAGCAGGGTGAAGGGCGCTATTCCATCAATGCCAACTTCAGCATGAGCGGCAATTGGAAGATTACCGTGTATGTCCGCAAGGATGGTCTGGATTACAAGGAAGATATCGAGTTCAAAGTGCAATAA
- a CDS encoding DUF3105 domain-containing protein, which produces MNNKQRRQHIQQRNRKQKLLAGIIWGGTGLAVLVILGVMVWQGIKPAAGEAVAIMKSDPHLPTDSDPGQYNSDPPTSGLHYATEAQAGFYEENIYTYPAAYLVHNLEHGYVIIWYNCDLLNETGCAELKSQIRTVINDLGGVKLIAYPWNSIDVPVALTSWGRIQRFEIFDMDLAKAFYRANLNRAPEPNAP; this is translated from the coding sequence ATGAACAACAAACAAAGACGACAACACATTCAACAAAGAAATAGAAAACAAAAACTGCTTGCAGGCATCATCTGGGGCGGAACCGGACTCGCCGTATTGGTGATCCTTGGAGTCATGGTCTGGCAGGGGATTAAACCAGCCGCAGGGGAGGCAGTTGCCATTATGAAGAGCGATCCGCATCTCCCCACCGACTCTGACCCGGGACAATATAATTCCGACCCGCCAACATCCGGATTGCATTATGCAACCGAAGCCCAGGCGGGGTTTTATGAAGAGAATATTTATACATATCCTGCTGCTTATCTTGTCCATAACCTGGAGCACGGGTATGTGATCATCTGGTACAACTGCGACCTGCTGAATGAGACGGGATGCGCGGAGTTGAAATCACAGATCCGCACGGTCATTAACGACCTGGGTGGAGTGAAGCTGATTGCCTATCCCTGGAATTCCATTGATGTTCCGGTCGCATTAACCTCCTGGGGGCGGATTCAAAGGTTCGAGATCTTCGACATGGATTTAGCCAAAGCTTTTTACCGCGCCAACCTCAATCGCGCCCCTGAACCAAACGCCCCATGA
- a CDS encoding DUF2085 domain-containing protein encodes MSTTTLNAPKITNAFQWIGTHWFAVFLTIYGVWVFVPFLAPVFMQIGWTGAGRAVYFIYSFFCHQLPERSLFWFGEKTMYSLGEIQAVWQNTSNPMILRQFIGNEPMGWKVAWSDRMISFYTSVWLFAALWYPFRHTIKTLSWWGFVLLLLPMALDGGTHMVSDFAGIGNGFRDTNAWLAVLTNNTFPATFYAGDALGSFNSLMRFLTGLLAGLGLVWLAFPFINQSQVYNQQLDTLSHAKVIEQIKNQNTHSPGG; translated from the coding sequence ATGTCAACAACCACCTTGAATGCCCCTAAAATAACGAATGCCTTTCAGTGGATAGGCACTCATTGGTTTGCCGTTTTTCTGACCATCTATGGTGTTTGGGTATTTGTTCCCTTCCTTGCGCCGGTTTTCATGCAGATCGGCTGGACGGGTGCAGGCAGGGCGGTCTACTTCATTTACTCGTTCTTCTGCCACCAACTCCCGGAACGCTCCCTCTTTTGGTTCGGCGAAAAGACCATGTATTCCCTGGGCGAAATCCAGGCGGTCTGGCAGAACACATCCAATCCCATGATCCTGCGCCAATTCATCGGCAACGAACCGATGGGCTGGAAGGTGGCGTGGTCGGATCGCATGATCTCGTTCTATACCAGCGTCTGGCTTTTTGCGGCATTGTGGTATCCCTTCCGACACACGATAAAGACTTTGAGTTGGTGGGGATTTGTTCTGCTCCTGCTGCCGATGGCGCTGGATGGTGGAACACACATGGTCAGCGATTTTGCCGGTATCGGAAATGGATTTCGTGATACAAATGCATGGCTGGCAGTGTTGACAAACAACACCTTTCCTGCAACGTTTTACGCCGGTGATGCGCTGGGATCGTTCAACTCGCTCATGCGCTTCCTTACCGGGCTTTTGGCGGGGCTGGGTCTTGTCTGGCTTGCCTTCCCGTTCATTAATCAATCACAAGTTTATAATCAGCAATTGGATACATTAAGCCATGCCAAAGTCATCGAGCAAATCAAAAACCAAAATACGCATTCTCCTGGCGGATGA
- a CDS encoding response regulator transcription factor, protein MPKSSSKSKTKIRILLADDHHIVRAGVRQLLESATDLQVIAEAGDGEEAQVLIQKHKPDVAVLDIQMPKASGIEVTRWVRAHLPEVGVLILTAYNDDPYVMAVLQAGANGYVLKTGQADELIQAVRDVYEGKSALDPSITSKLMSTIFKGPEKKIVEPLTDRELDVLRLAAKGFTNKSIGVQLNISDRTVQGHLAHIFAKLQSNSRTEAVMRGVALGLISQSSGNIPEE, encoded by the coding sequence ATGCCAAAGTCATCGAGCAAATCAAAAACCAAAATACGCATTCTCCTGGCGGATGACCACCATATCGTCCGTGCAGGGGTGCGACAACTGCTTGAGAGTGCGACCGACCTCCAGGTCATTGCCGAGGCAGGAGACGGGGAGGAGGCGCAGGTCTTAATCCAAAAACACAAGCCGGATGTTGCCGTGCTTGATATTCAGATGCCCAAAGCCAGCGGTATTGAAGTCACACGCTGGGTGCGTGCCCATCTGCCCGAAGTGGGCGTGTTAATCCTGACCGCTTATAACGATGATCCCTACGTGATGGCGGTTTTGCAGGCAGGTGCAAATGGCTATGTCCTCAAAACTGGGCAGGCGGATGAGCTGATCCAGGCGGTGCGTGATGTCTATGAAGGTAAGTCTGCACTCGATCCATCCATCACCAGCAAGTTGATGTCCACCATCTTCAAAGGACCGGAAAAAAAGATCGTCGAACCATTAACTGACCGTGAACTGGATGTGCTGCGACTCGCGGCGAAGGGGTTCACCAACAAATCCATCGGTGTGCAACTGAATATCAGCGACCGCACCGTGCAGGGACATCTTGCGCACATCTTCGCCAAACTGCAATCCAACAGCCGCACCGAGGCTGTCATGCGCGGGGTGGCGCTGGGGTTGATCTCACAAAGCTCGGGCAATATTCCAGAAGAATGA
- a CDS encoding HAMP domain-containing protein gives MKRILPGWRGLTQLFAVTVLPLTLLLLFIAFGGVNMHQQDMRTLVGERDERAVQSAAAALQSELHHRMATVSSMAVLASEDISFKDIFATTTDLAKDFNGGIAFLNTDGHLIEKTGNDRFWGWVSQNSRSVKLASSSSPQFVFSDPTLDPNSNQLFVIISAYSDSRDVIVAGAFSPETLASETLTPTYPAGSHVTIYLLDNSRRILFVSGALERESLDADHPGVAEALAGRSGVLYVKKEATEHVVAYSPIETAGWALITEEEWEMVISPSLQLTQMAPLVMVPAFILALIAIWFGAKQIVQPLQKLESKAAALAWGDFEAIKESVGGISEVQHLQMELTEMSRKVQAAQEGLHDYIGAITSAQEEERARLARELHDDTIQAVIALKQRVQLAQRSVKDQNGKQSLKELENLAEQTIENLRRLTRALRPIYLEDLGLVTALEMLAREISQVNSLIVDFQKTGNERRLSREVELSLYRIAQEALNNVAKHSGATRADLSIRYSDSEITLMISDNGHGFVAPASPTEFAPNGHFGLLGIHERADLIGARLGIESTQGQGTRIEIRL, from the coding sequence ATGAAACGAATCCTGCCAGGCTGGCGCGGTCTGACGCAACTCTTTGCCGTCACGGTTCTGCCGCTGACGCTTTTGTTATTGTTCATTGCGTTCGGCGGGGTCAACATGCACCAGCAGGACATGCGCACCCTGGTCGGGGAACGTGACGAACGCGCCGTGCAGTCCGCCGCCGCAGCGCTGCAATCCGAACTTCATCATCGCATGGCGACTGTTTCGAGCATGGCGGTGCTGGCATCCGAGGATATTTCCTTCAAGGATATATTTGCCACCACCACCGACCTGGCAAAGGATTTCAACGGGGGGATTGCCTTTCTAAATACGGATGGACACTTAATCGAGAAAACGGGGAATGACAGATTTTGGGGATGGGTATCTCAAAACTCCAGGTCGGTCAAACTCGCTTCTTCATCCAGCCCTCAATTTGTTTTCTCCGACCCGACCCTGGATCCAAACTCCAACCAACTCTTTGTCATCATCTCAGCCTATTCTGACTCCCGCGATGTGATTGTCGCCGGCGCGTTTTCACCCGAGACACTCGCGTCCGAAACCCTGACACCCACCTACCCGGCGGGCAGTCACGTGACCATCTATCTATTGGATAATTCCCGCCGTATTTTGTTCGTCAGCGGTGCGCTCGAACGCGAAAGCCTGGATGCGGACCATCCTGGAGTGGCGGAAGCTCTGGCAGGCAGGAGTGGCGTTCTGTATGTGAAAAAGGAAGCGACGGAACATGTAGTCGCCTATAGCCCCATTGAAACTGCAGGCTGGGCATTGATCACGGAGGAGGAATGGGAAATGGTGATCAGCCCCTCCCTGCAATTGACCCAGATGGCTCCGCTGGTAATGGTGCCTGCCTTCATCCTGGCATTGATTGCCATCTGGTTCGGCGCCAAACAGATCGTCCAGCCCCTGCAAAAACTTGAGTCCAAGGCGGCGGCGCTGGCATGGGGGGATTTCGAAGCCATAAAGGAGTCAGTTGGCGGCATATCTGAGGTCCAACACCTGCAAATGGAATTGACCGAAATGTCGCGTAAAGTGCAGGCGGCTCAGGAGGGATTGCACGATTACATCGGCGCGATCACTTCGGCACAGGAAGAGGAACGTGCCAGACTGGCGCGGGAACTGCATGACGACACCATTCAGGCGGTCATTGCATTGAAACAACGGGTGCAACTGGCGCAGAGATCGGTCAAGGATCAAAATGGAAAACAATCCCTTAAGGAACTCGAAAATCTGGCGGAGCAGACCATCGAAAATCTGCGCCGCCTGACGCGGGCGCTGCGTCCCATTTATCTCGAAGATCTGGGACTGGTCACTGCGTTGGAAATGCTGGCGCGGGAGATCAGCCAGGTTAATTCTCTGATCGTTGATTTTCAAAAAACCGGTAACGAACGTCGTCTCTCGCGCGAGGTGGAATTGTCGCTATATCGCATTGCGCAGGAAGCGCTCAATAATGTGGCTAAACATTCCGGGGCGACTCGTGCCGACTTGTCCATCCGTTATTCTGATTCGGAAATAACACTGATGATCTCTGATAATGGCCACGGCTTTGTCGCTCCTGCCAGCCCGACGGAATTTGCTCCCAACGGGCATTTTGGACTGCTCGGTATTCATGAACGTGCGGACCTGATCGGGGCACGGCTGGGAATTGAGTCCACCCAAGGACAGGGAACCAGGATCGAAATTCGCTTGTAA